A region from the Lates calcarifer isolate ASB-BC8 linkage group LG2, TLL_Latcal_v3, whole genome shotgun sequence genome encodes:
- the prc1b gene encoding protein regulator of cytokinesis 1b isoform X2, producing MRKSEVLAAEAVSCLNKALCHLKDIWEEIGIPEDQRLQRTNVVKNHIKNLLDMMIKEEESLKKRLISSIQTCRTEMEKLCLELQLPVFEEEEGISMLQQEKNIRTQVEALTKERTQRMQQLKALLEQDQDLCDILCSMPYGIAPDSVPSVEQLEDFRQHITNQNTEKAKRYAEFMDLKKQIILYMGELDHIPETSFEKDVVCEDEDSFCLSRDNITSLKLLVCQLEERKAENEMMCETHREKIQQLWDRLQVPQEEREVFNEHMVTSKKRNLEALQAEVQRLEELKLLNIRNVTEAIRSEIAVFWEKCFFSIDQRQAFTPYFSEDFTEELLSLHDAEIQRLKQHYEDHKELFDGVHRWEESWRLFQELEKKATDPTRFTNRGGNLLKEEKQRSELHKSLPKLEKKLKAEIDAWESEQGREFLVNGQKFMQYVEEQWELHRIEKEKEKLERHLKKSKQTEEDMLYGTSVRTPTKRRFLGTTTPNKSRKFNATSSISSATSNSTMRSVYGGTLCRSPVPRPPLSANKGLAPRTPGGSKPPHPRLQGCNKENEAQLKGTPVSGALLTSASPQRNFSIASVASTYSEFVRDLVNTESVQSSETCPRPLTPRSSTTS from the exons ATGAGAAAGAG CGAGGTGCTCGCAGCAGAGGCTGTGTCGTGCTTGAATAAAGCGCTGTGCCATCTGAAGGACATCTGGGAAGAGATCGGTATCCCGGAGGATCAGAGACTACAAAGGACTAATGTTGTCAAGAACCACATTAAG AATTTATTGGATATGATGATCAAAGAAGAGGAGTCTCTGAAGAAGAGGCTCATAAGCAGCATTCAGACATGcaggacagagatggagaaactctGCCTGGAACTTCAGCTTCCTGTGTTTGAG GAAGAGGAGGGTATTAGCATGCTCCAGCAGGAGAAGAACATCCGCACACAGGTTGAGGCTCTGACAAAGGAGAGGACTCAGCGGATGCAGCAACTGAAGGCTCTGCTGGAGCAGGACCAGGACTTGTGTGACATCCTGTGCTCCATGCCGTATGGCATTGCTCCAGACTCTGTCCCCTCAGTGGAACAACTGGAGGACTTCCGCCAGCACATCACCAACCAGAACACAGAAAAG GCAAAGCGGTATGCTGAGTTCATGGACCTCAAAAAGCAGATCATTTTGTACATGGGGGAGCTGGACCACATCCCTGAGACCAGTTTTGAGAAGGATGTCGTCTGTGAGGATGAGGACTCTTTTTGCCTTTCCAGAGATAATATCACATCACTCAAACTGCTGGTTTGTCAG CTGGAGGAACGCAAAGCAGAGAACGAGATGATGTGTGAGACTCACCGAGAGAAGATTCAGCAGCTGTGGGACCGACTGCAGGTTCcccaggaggagagagaagtcTTCAATGAACACATGGTCACATCAAAGAAGAGGAACCTGGAAGCG ttgcAAGCAGAGGTTCAGCGTCTGGAGGAGCTCAAACTGTTAAACATCCGCAACGTCACAGAAGCCATCCGTTCTGAGATCGCTGTGTTTTGGGAAAAGTGCTTCTTCAGCATTGACCAGCGACAGGCTTTCACACCATATTTTAGCG AGGACTTTACTGAAGAGCTGTTGAGCCTGCATGATGCTGAGATCCAGCGCTTGAAGCAGCATTATGAGGATCACAAAGAGCTTTTTGACGGGGTTCACCGGTGGGAGGAAAGCTGGAGACTCTTCCAAGAGCTGGAG AAGAAAGCCACAGATCCGACAAGATTcacaaacagaggagggaatCTCctcaaagaggagaaacagaggtcAGAGCTGCATAAAAGCCTGCCCAAG cttgaaaagaaattaaaagcCGAGATTGATGCGTGGGAAAGTGAACAGGGTCGGGAATTTCTAGTAAATGGCCAGAAGTTTATGCAGTATGTGGAAGAACAGTGGGAGCTGCACCgaatagagaaagaaaaggaaaaactggaGAGG CATCTCAAGAAGAGCAAACAGACTGAAGAGGACATGCTGTACGGAACATCAGTACGGACTCCGACCAAACGCAGATTCCTTGGTACCACTACACCGAATAAATCACGAAAG TTTAACGCAACTTCCAGTATTTCTAGCGCCACTTCTAACAGCACCATGCGCTCTGTCTATGGTGGAACTCTCTGTCGCTCACCTGTGCCCCGCCCACCTCTGTCAGCAAACAAG GGTCTGGCACCACGGACGCCAGGAGGCAgtaaacccccccacccacGACTACAGGGCTGTAACAAGGAGAACGAGGCTCAGTTGAAGGGGACTCCTGTGAGTGGTGCGTTGCTGACATCCGCTAGTCCACAGCGTAACTTCAGCATAGCCTCTGTTGCCAGCACATATTCAGAGTTTGTG agGGACTTGGTCAACACTGAATCTGTTCAGTCAAG CGAGACCTGTCCAAGGCCTCTAACGCCAAGATCCAGCACGACGTCCTGA
- the prc1b gene encoding protein regulator of cytokinesis 1b isoform X5: MRKSEVLAAEAVSCLNKALCHLKDIWEEIGIPEDQRLQRTNVVKNHIKNLLDMMIKEEESLKKRLISSIQTCRTEMEKLCLELQLPVFEEEEGISMLQQEKNIRTQVEALTKERTQRMQQLKALLEQDQDLCDILCSMPYGIAPDSVPSVEQLEDFRQHITNQNTEKAKRYAEFMDLKKQIILYMGELDHIPETSFEKDVVCEDEDSFCLSRDNITSLKLLVCQLEERKAENEMMCETHREKIQQLWDRLQVPQEEREVFNEHMVTSKKRNLEALQAEVQRLEELKLLNIRNVTEAIRSEIAVFWEKCFFSIDQRQAFTPYFSEDFTEELLSLHDAEIQRLKQHYEDHKELFDGVHRWEESWRLFQELEKKATDPTRFTNRGGNLLKEEKQRSELHKSLPKLEKKLKAEIDAWESEQGREFLVNGQKFMQYVEEQWELHRIEKEKEKLERHLKKSKQTEEDMLYGTSVRTPTKRRFLGTTTPNKSRKMFNATSSISSATSNSTMRSVYGGTLCRSPVPRPPLSANKGLAPRTPGGSKPPHPRLQGCNKENEAQLKGTPVSARPVQGL, translated from the exons ATGAGAAAGAG CGAGGTGCTCGCAGCAGAGGCTGTGTCGTGCTTGAATAAAGCGCTGTGCCATCTGAAGGACATCTGGGAAGAGATCGGTATCCCGGAGGATCAGAGACTACAAAGGACTAATGTTGTCAAGAACCACATTAAG AATTTATTGGATATGATGATCAAAGAAGAGGAGTCTCTGAAGAAGAGGCTCATAAGCAGCATTCAGACATGcaggacagagatggagaaactctGCCTGGAACTTCAGCTTCCTGTGTTTGAG GAAGAGGAGGGTATTAGCATGCTCCAGCAGGAGAAGAACATCCGCACACAGGTTGAGGCTCTGACAAAGGAGAGGACTCAGCGGATGCAGCAACTGAAGGCTCTGCTGGAGCAGGACCAGGACTTGTGTGACATCCTGTGCTCCATGCCGTATGGCATTGCTCCAGACTCTGTCCCCTCAGTGGAACAACTGGAGGACTTCCGCCAGCACATCACCAACCAGAACACAGAAAAG GCAAAGCGGTATGCTGAGTTCATGGACCTCAAAAAGCAGATCATTTTGTACATGGGGGAGCTGGACCACATCCCTGAGACCAGTTTTGAGAAGGATGTCGTCTGTGAGGATGAGGACTCTTTTTGCCTTTCCAGAGATAATATCACATCACTCAAACTGCTGGTTTGTCAG CTGGAGGAACGCAAAGCAGAGAACGAGATGATGTGTGAGACTCACCGAGAGAAGATTCAGCAGCTGTGGGACCGACTGCAGGTTCcccaggaggagagagaagtcTTCAATGAACACATGGTCACATCAAAGAAGAGGAACCTGGAAGCG ttgcAAGCAGAGGTTCAGCGTCTGGAGGAGCTCAAACTGTTAAACATCCGCAACGTCACAGAAGCCATCCGTTCTGAGATCGCTGTGTTTTGGGAAAAGTGCTTCTTCAGCATTGACCAGCGACAGGCTTTCACACCATATTTTAGCG AGGACTTTACTGAAGAGCTGTTGAGCCTGCATGATGCTGAGATCCAGCGCTTGAAGCAGCATTATGAGGATCACAAAGAGCTTTTTGACGGGGTTCACCGGTGGGAGGAAAGCTGGAGACTCTTCCAAGAGCTGGAG AAGAAAGCCACAGATCCGACAAGATTcacaaacagaggagggaatCTCctcaaagaggagaaacagaggtcAGAGCTGCATAAAAGCCTGCCCAAG cttgaaaagaaattaaaagcCGAGATTGATGCGTGGGAAAGTGAACAGGGTCGGGAATTTCTAGTAAATGGCCAGAAGTTTATGCAGTATGTGGAAGAACAGTGGGAGCTGCACCgaatagagaaagaaaaggaaaaactggaGAGG CATCTCAAGAAGAGCAAACAGACTGAAGAGGACATGCTGTACGGAACATCAGTACGGACTCCGACCAAACGCAGATTCCTTGGTACCACTACACCGAATAAATCACGAAAGATG TTTAACGCAACTTCCAGTATTTCTAGCGCCACTTCTAACAGCACCATGCGCTCTGTCTATGGTGGAACTCTCTGTCGCTCACCTGTGCCCCGCCCACCTCTGTCAGCAAACAAG GGTCTGGCACCACGGACGCCAGGAGGCAgtaaacccccccacccacGACTACAGGGCTGTAACAAGGAGAACGAGGCTCAGTTGAAGGGGACTCCTGTGAGTG CGAGACCTGTCCAAGGCCTCTAA
- the prc1b gene encoding protein regulator of cytokinesis 1b isoform X1: MRKSEVLAAEAVSCLNKALCHLKDIWEEIGIPEDQRLQRTNVVKNHIKNLLDMMIKEEESLKKRLISSIQTCRTEMEKLCLELQLPVFEEEEGISMLQQEKNIRTQVEALTKERTQRMQQLKALLEQDQDLCDILCSMPYGIAPDSVPSVEQLEDFRQHITNQNTEKAKRYAEFMDLKKQIILYMGELDHIPETSFEKDVVCEDEDSFCLSRDNITSLKLLVCQLEERKAENEMMCETHREKIQQLWDRLQVPQEEREVFNEHMVTSKKRNLEALQAEVQRLEELKLLNIRNVTEAIRSEIAVFWEKCFFSIDQRQAFTPYFSEDFTEELLSLHDAEIQRLKQHYEDHKELFDGVHRWEESWRLFQELEKKATDPTRFTNRGGNLLKEEKQRSELHKSLPKLEKKLKAEIDAWESEQGREFLVNGQKFMQYVEEQWELHRIEKEKEKLERHLKKSKQTEEDMLYGTSVRTPTKRRFLGTTTPNKSRKMFNATSSISSATSNSTMRSVYGGTLCRSPVPRPPLSANKGLAPRTPGGSKPPHPRLQGCNKENEAQLKGTPVSGALLTSASPQRNFSIASVASTYSEFVRDLVNTESVQSSETCPRPLTPRSSTTS; this comes from the exons ATGAGAAAGAG CGAGGTGCTCGCAGCAGAGGCTGTGTCGTGCTTGAATAAAGCGCTGTGCCATCTGAAGGACATCTGGGAAGAGATCGGTATCCCGGAGGATCAGAGACTACAAAGGACTAATGTTGTCAAGAACCACATTAAG AATTTATTGGATATGATGATCAAAGAAGAGGAGTCTCTGAAGAAGAGGCTCATAAGCAGCATTCAGACATGcaggacagagatggagaaactctGCCTGGAACTTCAGCTTCCTGTGTTTGAG GAAGAGGAGGGTATTAGCATGCTCCAGCAGGAGAAGAACATCCGCACACAGGTTGAGGCTCTGACAAAGGAGAGGACTCAGCGGATGCAGCAACTGAAGGCTCTGCTGGAGCAGGACCAGGACTTGTGTGACATCCTGTGCTCCATGCCGTATGGCATTGCTCCAGACTCTGTCCCCTCAGTGGAACAACTGGAGGACTTCCGCCAGCACATCACCAACCAGAACACAGAAAAG GCAAAGCGGTATGCTGAGTTCATGGACCTCAAAAAGCAGATCATTTTGTACATGGGGGAGCTGGACCACATCCCTGAGACCAGTTTTGAGAAGGATGTCGTCTGTGAGGATGAGGACTCTTTTTGCCTTTCCAGAGATAATATCACATCACTCAAACTGCTGGTTTGTCAG CTGGAGGAACGCAAAGCAGAGAACGAGATGATGTGTGAGACTCACCGAGAGAAGATTCAGCAGCTGTGGGACCGACTGCAGGTTCcccaggaggagagagaagtcTTCAATGAACACATGGTCACATCAAAGAAGAGGAACCTGGAAGCG ttgcAAGCAGAGGTTCAGCGTCTGGAGGAGCTCAAACTGTTAAACATCCGCAACGTCACAGAAGCCATCCGTTCTGAGATCGCTGTGTTTTGGGAAAAGTGCTTCTTCAGCATTGACCAGCGACAGGCTTTCACACCATATTTTAGCG AGGACTTTACTGAAGAGCTGTTGAGCCTGCATGATGCTGAGATCCAGCGCTTGAAGCAGCATTATGAGGATCACAAAGAGCTTTTTGACGGGGTTCACCGGTGGGAGGAAAGCTGGAGACTCTTCCAAGAGCTGGAG AAGAAAGCCACAGATCCGACAAGATTcacaaacagaggagggaatCTCctcaaagaggagaaacagaggtcAGAGCTGCATAAAAGCCTGCCCAAG cttgaaaagaaattaaaagcCGAGATTGATGCGTGGGAAAGTGAACAGGGTCGGGAATTTCTAGTAAATGGCCAGAAGTTTATGCAGTATGTGGAAGAACAGTGGGAGCTGCACCgaatagagaaagaaaaggaaaaactggaGAGG CATCTCAAGAAGAGCAAACAGACTGAAGAGGACATGCTGTACGGAACATCAGTACGGACTCCGACCAAACGCAGATTCCTTGGTACCACTACACCGAATAAATCACGAAAGATG TTTAACGCAACTTCCAGTATTTCTAGCGCCACTTCTAACAGCACCATGCGCTCTGTCTATGGTGGAACTCTCTGTCGCTCACCTGTGCCCCGCCCACCTCTGTCAGCAAACAAG GGTCTGGCACCACGGACGCCAGGAGGCAgtaaacccccccacccacGACTACAGGGCTGTAACAAGGAGAACGAGGCTCAGTTGAAGGGGACTCCTGTGAGTGGTGCGTTGCTGACATCCGCTAGTCCACAGCGTAACTTCAGCATAGCCTCTGTTGCCAGCACATATTCAGAGTTTGTG agGGACTTGGTCAACACTGAATCTGTTCAGTCAAG CGAGACCTGTCCAAGGCCTCTAACGCCAAGATCCAGCACGACGTCCTGA
- the prc1b gene encoding protein regulator of cytokinesis 1b isoform X4 has translation MRKSEVLAAEAVSCLNKALCHLKDIWEEIGIPEDQRLQRTNVVKNHIKNLLDMMIKEEESLKKRLISSIQTCRTEMEKLCLELQLPVFEEEEGISMLQQEKNIRTQVEALTKERTQRMQQLKALLEQDQDLCDILCSMPYGIAPDSVPSVEQLEDFRQHITNQNTEKAKRYAEFMDLKKQIILYMGELDHIPETSFEKDVVCEDEDSFCLSRDNITSLKLLVCQLEERKAENEMMCETHREKIQQLWDRLQVPQEEREVFNEHMVTSKKRNLEALQAEVQRLEELKLLNIRNVTEAIRSEIAVFWEKCFFSIDQRQAFTPYFSEDFTEELLSLHDAEIQRLKQHYEDHKELFDGVHRWEESWRLFQELEKKATDPTRFTNRGGNLLKEEKQRSELHKSLPKLEKKLKAEIDAWESEQGREFLVNGQKFMQYVEEQWELHRIEKEKEKLERHLKKSKQTEEDMLYGTSVRTPTKRRFLGTTTPNKSRKMGLAPRTPGGSKPPHPRLQGCNKENEAQLKGTPVSGALLTSASPQRNFSIASVASTYSEFVRDLVNTESVQSSETCPRPLTPRSSTTS, from the exons ATGAGAAAGAG CGAGGTGCTCGCAGCAGAGGCTGTGTCGTGCTTGAATAAAGCGCTGTGCCATCTGAAGGACATCTGGGAAGAGATCGGTATCCCGGAGGATCAGAGACTACAAAGGACTAATGTTGTCAAGAACCACATTAAG AATTTATTGGATATGATGATCAAAGAAGAGGAGTCTCTGAAGAAGAGGCTCATAAGCAGCATTCAGACATGcaggacagagatggagaaactctGCCTGGAACTTCAGCTTCCTGTGTTTGAG GAAGAGGAGGGTATTAGCATGCTCCAGCAGGAGAAGAACATCCGCACACAGGTTGAGGCTCTGACAAAGGAGAGGACTCAGCGGATGCAGCAACTGAAGGCTCTGCTGGAGCAGGACCAGGACTTGTGTGACATCCTGTGCTCCATGCCGTATGGCATTGCTCCAGACTCTGTCCCCTCAGTGGAACAACTGGAGGACTTCCGCCAGCACATCACCAACCAGAACACAGAAAAG GCAAAGCGGTATGCTGAGTTCATGGACCTCAAAAAGCAGATCATTTTGTACATGGGGGAGCTGGACCACATCCCTGAGACCAGTTTTGAGAAGGATGTCGTCTGTGAGGATGAGGACTCTTTTTGCCTTTCCAGAGATAATATCACATCACTCAAACTGCTGGTTTGTCAG CTGGAGGAACGCAAAGCAGAGAACGAGATGATGTGTGAGACTCACCGAGAGAAGATTCAGCAGCTGTGGGACCGACTGCAGGTTCcccaggaggagagagaagtcTTCAATGAACACATGGTCACATCAAAGAAGAGGAACCTGGAAGCG ttgcAAGCAGAGGTTCAGCGTCTGGAGGAGCTCAAACTGTTAAACATCCGCAACGTCACAGAAGCCATCCGTTCTGAGATCGCTGTGTTTTGGGAAAAGTGCTTCTTCAGCATTGACCAGCGACAGGCTTTCACACCATATTTTAGCG AGGACTTTACTGAAGAGCTGTTGAGCCTGCATGATGCTGAGATCCAGCGCTTGAAGCAGCATTATGAGGATCACAAAGAGCTTTTTGACGGGGTTCACCGGTGGGAGGAAAGCTGGAGACTCTTCCAAGAGCTGGAG AAGAAAGCCACAGATCCGACAAGATTcacaaacagaggagggaatCTCctcaaagaggagaaacagaggtcAGAGCTGCATAAAAGCCTGCCCAAG cttgaaaagaaattaaaagcCGAGATTGATGCGTGGGAAAGTGAACAGGGTCGGGAATTTCTAGTAAATGGCCAGAAGTTTATGCAGTATGTGGAAGAACAGTGGGAGCTGCACCgaatagagaaagaaaaggaaaaactggaGAGG CATCTCAAGAAGAGCAAACAGACTGAAGAGGACATGCTGTACGGAACATCAGTACGGACTCCGACCAAACGCAGATTCCTTGGTACCACTACACCGAATAAATCACGAAAGATG GGTCTGGCACCACGGACGCCAGGAGGCAgtaaacccccccacccacGACTACAGGGCTGTAACAAGGAGAACGAGGCTCAGTTGAAGGGGACTCCTGTGAGTGGTGCGTTGCTGACATCCGCTAGTCCACAGCGTAACTTCAGCATAGCCTCTGTTGCCAGCACATATTCAGAGTTTGTG agGGACTTGGTCAACACTGAATCTGTTCAGTCAAG CGAGACCTGTCCAAGGCCTCTAACGCCAAGATCCAGCACGACGTCCTGA
- the prc1b gene encoding protein regulator of cytokinesis 1b isoform X3: MRKSEVLAAEAVSCLNKALCHLKDIWEEIGIPEDQRLQRTNVVKNHIKNLLDMMIKEEESLKKRLISSIQTCRTEMEKLCLELQLPVFEEEEGISMLQQEKNIRTQVEALTKERTQRMQQLKALLEQDQDLCDILCSMPYGIAPDSVPSVEQLEDFRQHITNQNTEKAKRYAEFMDLKKQIILYMGELDHIPETSFEKDVVCEDEDSFCLSRDNITSLKLLVCQLEERKAENEMMCETHREKIQQLWDRLQVPQEEREVFNEHMVTSKKRNLEALQAEVQRLEELKLLNIRNVTEAIRSEIAVFWEKCFFSIDQRQAFTPYFSEDFTEELLSLHDAEIQRLKQHYEDHKELFDGVHRWEESWRLFQELEKKATDPTRFTNRGGNLLKEEKQRSELHKSLPKLEKKLKAEIDAWESEQGREFLVNGQKFMQYVEEQWELHRIEKEKEKLERHLKKSKQTEEDMLYGTSVRTPTKRRFLGTTTPNKSRKMFNATSSISSATSNSTMRSVYGGTLCRSPVPRPPLSANKGLAPRTPGGSKPPHPRLQGCNKENEAQLKGTPVSGALLTSASPQRNFSIASVASTYSEFVRDLSKASNAKIQHDVLSSTITNL, translated from the exons ATGAGAAAGAG CGAGGTGCTCGCAGCAGAGGCTGTGTCGTGCTTGAATAAAGCGCTGTGCCATCTGAAGGACATCTGGGAAGAGATCGGTATCCCGGAGGATCAGAGACTACAAAGGACTAATGTTGTCAAGAACCACATTAAG AATTTATTGGATATGATGATCAAAGAAGAGGAGTCTCTGAAGAAGAGGCTCATAAGCAGCATTCAGACATGcaggacagagatggagaaactctGCCTGGAACTTCAGCTTCCTGTGTTTGAG GAAGAGGAGGGTATTAGCATGCTCCAGCAGGAGAAGAACATCCGCACACAGGTTGAGGCTCTGACAAAGGAGAGGACTCAGCGGATGCAGCAACTGAAGGCTCTGCTGGAGCAGGACCAGGACTTGTGTGACATCCTGTGCTCCATGCCGTATGGCATTGCTCCAGACTCTGTCCCCTCAGTGGAACAACTGGAGGACTTCCGCCAGCACATCACCAACCAGAACACAGAAAAG GCAAAGCGGTATGCTGAGTTCATGGACCTCAAAAAGCAGATCATTTTGTACATGGGGGAGCTGGACCACATCCCTGAGACCAGTTTTGAGAAGGATGTCGTCTGTGAGGATGAGGACTCTTTTTGCCTTTCCAGAGATAATATCACATCACTCAAACTGCTGGTTTGTCAG CTGGAGGAACGCAAAGCAGAGAACGAGATGATGTGTGAGACTCACCGAGAGAAGATTCAGCAGCTGTGGGACCGACTGCAGGTTCcccaggaggagagagaagtcTTCAATGAACACATGGTCACATCAAAGAAGAGGAACCTGGAAGCG ttgcAAGCAGAGGTTCAGCGTCTGGAGGAGCTCAAACTGTTAAACATCCGCAACGTCACAGAAGCCATCCGTTCTGAGATCGCTGTGTTTTGGGAAAAGTGCTTCTTCAGCATTGACCAGCGACAGGCTTTCACACCATATTTTAGCG AGGACTTTACTGAAGAGCTGTTGAGCCTGCATGATGCTGAGATCCAGCGCTTGAAGCAGCATTATGAGGATCACAAAGAGCTTTTTGACGGGGTTCACCGGTGGGAGGAAAGCTGGAGACTCTTCCAAGAGCTGGAG AAGAAAGCCACAGATCCGACAAGATTcacaaacagaggagggaatCTCctcaaagaggagaaacagaggtcAGAGCTGCATAAAAGCCTGCCCAAG cttgaaaagaaattaaaagcCGAGATTGATGCGTGGGAAAGTGAACAGGGTCGGGAATTTCTAGTAAATGGCCAGAAGTTTATGCAGTATGTGGAAGAACAGTGGGAGCTGCACCgaatagagaaagaaaaggaaaaactggaGAGG CATCTCAAGAAGAGCAAACAGACTGAAGAGGACATGCTGTACGGAACATCAGTACGGACTCCGACCAAACGCAGATTCCTTGGTACCACTACACCGAATAAATCACGAAAGATG TTTAACGCAACTTCCAGTATTTCTAGCGCCACTTCTAACAGCACCATGCGCTCTGTCTATGGTGGAACTCTCTGTCGCTCACCTGTGCCCCGCCCACCTCTGTCAGCAAACAAG GGTCTGGCACCACGGACGCCAGGAGGCAgtaaacccccccacccacGACTACAGGGCTGTAACAAGGAGAACGAGGCTCAGTTGAAGGGGACTCCTGTGAGTGGTGCGTTGCTGACATCCGCTAGTCCACAGCGTAACTTCAGCATAGCCTCTGTTGCCAGCACATATTCAGAGTTTGTG CGAGACCTGTCCAAGGCCTCTAACGCCAAGATCCAGCACGACGTCCTGAGTTCAACCATTACCAACCTTTGA
- the prc1b gene encoding protein regulator of cytokinesis 1b isoform X6 produces MRKSEVLAAEAVSCLNKALCHLKDIWEEIGIPEDQRLQRTNVVKNHIKNLLDMMIKEEESLKKRLISSIQTCRTEMEKLCLELQLPVFEEEEGISMLQQEKNIRTQVEALTKERTQRMQQLKALLEQDQDLCDILCSMPYGIAPDSVPSVEQLEDFRQHITNQNTEKAKRYAEFMDLKKQIILYMGELDHIPETSFEKDVVCEDEDSFCLSRDNITSLKLLVCQLEERKAENEMMCETHREKIQQLWDRLQVPQEEREVFNEHMVTSKKRNLEALQAEVQRLEELKLLNIRNVTEAIRSEIAVFWEKCFFSIDQRQAFTPYFSEDFTEELLSLHDAEIQRLKQHYEDHKELFDGVHRWEESWRLFQELEKKATDPTRFTNRGGNLLKEEKQRSELHKSLPKLEKKLKAEIDAWESEQGREFLVNGQKFMQYVEEQWELHRIEKEKEKLERHLKKSKQTEEDMLYGTSVRTPTKRRFLGTTTPNKSRKMFNATSSISSATSNSTMRSVYGGTLCRSPVPRPPLSANKGLAPRTPGGSKPPHPRLQGCNKENEAQLKGTPVSEGLGQH; encoded by the exons ATGAGAAAGAG CGAGGTGCTCGCAGCAGAGGCTGTGTCGTGCTTGAATAAAGCGCTGTGCCATCTGAAGGACATCTGGGAAGAGATCGGTATCCCGGAGGATCAGAGACTACAAAGGACTAATGTTGTCAAGAACCACATTAAG AATTTATTGGATATGATGATCAAAGAAGAGGAGTCTCTGAAGAAGAGGCTCATAAGCAGCATTCAGACATGcaggacagagatggagaaactctGCCTGGAACTTCAGCTTCCTGTGTTTGAG GAAGAGGAGGGTATTAGCATGCTCCAGCAGGAGAAGAACATCCGCACACAGGTTGAGGCTCTGACAAAGGAGAGGACTCAGCGGATGCAGCAACTGAAGGCTCTGCTGGAGCAGGACCAGGACTTGTGTGACATCCTGTGCTCCATGCCGTATGGCATTGCTCCAGACTCTGTCCCCTCAGTGGAACAACTGGAGGACTTCCGCCAGCACATCACCAACCAGAACACAGAAAAG GCAAAGCGGTATGCTGAGTTCATGGACCTCAAAAAGCAGATCATTTTGTACATGGGGGAGCTGGACCACATCCCTGAGACCAGTTTTGAGAAGGATGTCGTCTGTGAGGATGAGGACTCTTTTTGCCTTTCCAGAGATAATATCACATCACTCAAACTGCTGGTTTGTCAG CTGGAGGAACGCAAAGCAGAGAACGAGATGATGTGTGAGACTCACCGAGAGAAGATTCAGCAGCTGTGGGACCGACTGCAGGTTCcccaggaggagagagaagtcTTCAATGAACACATGGTCACATCAAAGAAGAGGAACCTGGAAGCG ttgcAAGCAGAGGTTCAGCGTCTGGAGGAGCTCAAACTGTTAAACATCCGCAACGTCACAGAAGCCATCCGTTCTGAGATCGCTGTGTTTTGGGAAAAGTGCTTCTTCAGCATTGACCAGCGACAGGCTTTCACACCATATTTTAGCG AGGACTTTACTGAAGAGCTGTTGAGCCTGCATGATGCTGAGATCCAGCGCTTGAAGCAGCATTATGAGGATCACAAAGAGCTTTTTGACGGGGTTCACCGGTGGGAGGAAAGCTGGAGACTCTTCCAAGAGCTGGAG AAGAAAGCCACAGATCCGACAAGATTcacaaacagaggagggaatCTCctcaaagaggagaaacagaggtcAGAGCTGCATAAAAGCCTGCCCAAG cttgaaaagaaattaaaagcCGAGATTGATGCGTGGGAAAGTGAACAGGGTCGGGAATTTCTAGTAAATGGCCAGAAGTTTATGCAGTATGTGGAAGAACAGTGGGAGCTGCACCgaatagagaaagaaaaggaaaaactggaGAGG CATCTCAAGAAGAGCAAACAGACTGAAGAGGACATGCTGTACGGAACATCAGTACGGACTCCGACCAAACGCAGATTCCTTGGTACCACTACACCGAATAAATCACGAAAGATG TTTAACGCAACTTCCAGTATTTCTAGCGCCACTTCTAACAGCACCATGCGCTCTGTCTATGGTGGAACTCTCTGTCGCTCACCTGTGCCCCGCCCACCTCTGTCAGCAAACAAG GGTCTGGCACCACGGACGCCAGGAGGCAgtaaacccccccacccacGACTACAGGGCTGTAACAAGGAGAACGAGGCTCAGTTGAAGGGGACTCCTGTGAGTG agGGACTTGGTCAACACTGA